In Magnolia sinica isolate HGM2019 chromosome 16, MsV1, whole genome shotgun sequence, the genomic window cttttcgtctcacgtcataaaatgagctcaaaaaccatttctcacaaacatcacggtgggccccacctaagtttcaaacGCAGGAACTTCATATTACCAAACAGGGTGATTCTTAAGAGTTAATTGTCAATCaaaggtgagaatcattgtcaatTAAAGGTTGGATTTACATGATAGATTGCCCAGGTCAATTATCCAAACCCAATCAAAATTTAAAAACTATTCTGTATGATCAGATCTCAACCCTCAATTTTATTGGTTATTGATTTTGATGGAATGGTTACAATCACCCAATCAAAATGTTTCACAGACAGCCTAGATCAAGCATAAAACCAACATCATGTTGTTGTACACAATTTCAACTTctctggattaaaaaaaaaaacatcaaggcCATTAAAGCACATCCTATGCAATCACTGTCGTCCTTCAACAATACAACATAAGAATCCAATAAACATTTTTCAAAACCAATTTCTATAAAATCTCCAACCAAAAAgatctttttgttttctttttttttttaatttgaaaactTTGAATTTCCAATGAACAAacataagcccattgaaaaacaaAATCTCTTCCATCActcaagagaaaagaaaagaataattcACATTCTCAATCCAATTTTAACAAAATCTTTATGCAAAAATGATAACGCAGCCACTTTTCAACAATCGAAATGCAAGTGAATTGAAAGAaatcttttccacttctcaacaatTGGATAGAGAAAAATAGAATTCATACCATATTCTGAAAGAGAATTCCAAAAGCTGTCTGGATTGGTGGAAATAAAATGTAATTAGGGAAAGGAAATTGATTTCTGCATTAGCAATGTTTTCCGTCATTTACAAAAGACAAGAAGACGGTTTCCTCAGTAAAGGGCCTAATCCTCTCCGACTCTTCCACAGTTTTCCTCAGATTAGAGGTTTTTCTTTCCTCCACTATTTTttatttccaccaatccaaacagaaACAAAAGGTTAAaaaccctgaaatttcaatgaaCAAACACAATACCAATTAAAGTAATCTCCGCTGTTGGGAACAACAGTCAAGAAGAATCAAATGACAATCATTCTAACATAATCAACATTCTCAATCGCAACCACAACAAACATTTCTACTCAGAAGAAAAGCAAAAACGAGGgggtttaaaaaaaatcaaagcttcCTTTCTTTTAGAAGAGGAGAAAAATCCACCAGAAAAATCATTCTAAGAAAACTCGTATACTCGAAAACCCATTCCAACATAGGAAAACCAATGAATTTACAACTTACAAATGCAATCCCATCCAAAGAAATCACATCCAGTCTTCAACAGTAGAGCAGAATAGacaagaatcaaataataatCATTCCAACAGAACCCAAGTTCTCAAACTCAATTCCAACATCTCTACCCAAAAAGATGAAcaatgaaatgaaagaaattgaaaTAGTACAGATgaatatactctctctctctctataaatatAACACTCCATATATCAAATTCTCCCTCACAAGAATAACATCATGCTGCCTGAAACTGCCAAAACCAAATAATTCAGGACACCGAAGCCGATCTtataagaagaagatggagaagtaGTGGATTTGGGTTTGGAAGAAGACCCATCTGCAGTGGGCCCAGTTGAAGGAGAATCAGCAGTGGGCGTAGTGTCAGGAGCTGGAGCTGGGGCCGGTGCTGGAGGAGGTGGGGGACCAAAGATCGCTTCGGGGAGCAAAACCTTGTCAACCTGATACAATGAGACCGGATTGGTCGTGTAGACACTACTGCTAATCTTTGTGTTTGACCACCCGGTACTGAGGTGTACAGTCCCTGAAATGTCAGTGAAATTCAAGGTGAACTGCCCTCCAGCGAACGTGTTAATGGGGCCTGCTTTGCTGAGGTTGTTGAAGTCGGCAAGAGTGTAGTAATGGGGAACTGCATGGTAGAGGATGAGGGATTTGAGCTGTTCTTGGGTGAGGTTGGCGAGGGAAGGCTTTTTGAGAGAAGAGAAGGCCGTGTCCTTCGGTACAAAGATCGTTATGCCTTCTACTGTGTTGTTGGCTTGGCTTTGGAAGGTGTCGATGACTTTGGTTGATTCAAGGTAGCTAAGGAAGGTGTGGAAAGGGCCGGCAACCGTGAGAAGGTCAGTGAGGTTTACAAAAGCTGGTGCAGGTGCAGGCGCAGGGGATGGTGTCCCAACACTTTGTGCACTTACAGAAGAAGAACCAATTAAAACTACTAGAGTACAAACCACGAAAATCATTTGAAGCTCCATTATAAGGGCTTCTTTTTCTATAATCTAGGCTCTAACTCCCCAATTCCCTGCAAGAACCAAAACCCATGAGCATGAAGTATAGATCTAATCCATTTCATATCAAATTTTCAGAGAACAAAACAATGGAAAGAGGAATTATAGCAAGGTTGGACAAGTTGGCAAGTAGGGCTGCCAAAGATACCCAGACCGGTGGGTAACCACTGGAAATGACCAGATTTTAATGGGTTCCAATCTTTGGGATCCGTTGAGAAATTGGGGCGGGTTCAGGTCTCACTTTTTGGACCTGGTTAAAAgttgggtccatgtgatggacccgGTTGAAGTCGGGTCAGGTCACGTCTTGTTAGTTTTTATTAGTACAATTCTAACATATATTGATGATTCTGGCAACAAAATGAGGCTTCCTAAGCCACAACAGAGCCCATTTACCCACCATGACATGCCAAAGTCGGATGTGCGTGCAATCTTAACAGAGCCCATTTACACACCATGACATGCCAAAGTCAGATGTGCGTGCAATcttatccatccatcaggtgggcccaaccatgtaaatgccCCTCTTTTTTTCTGAACCCAACTTGAAACCTAGATCCAAACTAGACCCGGACCTTGTAAGACCTGAACCTGGTCAATCTAGGTATGGGAACTATAATACACAGCCCTATTGGTGAGTCAACTCTATTTTGATGCTGCAGCAAGTTAAAAACAGTGCCAACTGGGTGATGTTCAGAAAATGGTTCGCAAAAGTCACCACATTGATCTGCCAAATTCATGTTTAGTAGGTGGAATGAGTTGAGTCCGAGTCTCAAGCTCGCCAACCTTGAATCATTGGATCTTGCTCATCAGCAATATATGGTTTTCGACAAGTTGGATTtcatgtaagaactctatgtagtgggccttactgatcaatggtctggattgtattctagttggacggtttgattgagttaactagtgggccccacttaaggtgaTGCGTTCCACAGTCTATCTGCGTAGCAATGCGTATTTGGGGTGGAATGCTATACCATTACATAAGGCaacttgagttgaactaggacacagcaatgtggagcgtgggggagagagttttgatgggtttcaaactccctctccacagtctctatataagagagctgggtccccgatcttACACCACAgcaaaattcgagtcccatcttttgagttgcaaaaagggtgtgaaggagagaaATATCCTAAGCTCtataggtattctggtattcttattctCAGCAATGGCGTCCCACTTAGGTGAGCCATCCGAACCCTCGACCACCATGTCCTCTGCAGAgatagatccgtgggcctattccgcatatatgTTAAGTGCCACATTTCATGCATGTGGGGCCTTTGATTCAATGCTCCAACCGTTGAAAATGTCTCATAATGGAAAATTTTCCCACATTGTAGCATTACAACACTTTAGTATGGGCCTTGCCTtttctccattgaatgtggaccattgttgtaCTTCTTTTGCAACTGTGAATTGATAGGGCCCCAATATCAAAGGATTTTGATCTTCAAAATTCGGGAGATCTCTAAGGTGTCCACCATCTATGGTGATGATCATCATATCTACAATTTGGATCATCAAACCACGGGGTGCACATGCACAGAATCCAACTCAACAGCAAGCTATACAGGAGCAGGACCCTATAATTCCTAAGTAGAAATATGCAATGCATGCATGTTCTTGAAACAAACAAGAAAGatgtttatgtttttttaatgtttcaaaaaataataatctaaatgATAAGTACAATGCAGATAATGGGCTTCTTGTTATTTCagtttcatgatttttttttcccccttgatAAAAGATTTTCAGCCTCCCAAAACCCGTAAACAAAAGCAGATTTTACCCATTTCAATCCAAGAAAAATCATTCTCAATAAACCAATTAAAAGAAAAGCAAAAGATATCCAACGATGGAATTAGTGAGcttttttctacatttttttttttgcttgctaGAATGCTTCTTTGAAAAAATCCCAAATCCGAAAAAATACATCTTAGATCTGTACCAAAAACCCATTAAGAAAAGCAGATCTGATCAATTTCAATCCAAGAAAAATCACTCACAAATAAACCCATGAAGAGAAGAGAGATAGAATGCATTTAATGGccatttttgtaattttatttttatgagattttcttttaaattattaattttcttaaataaataaatcccaaACTCCTTGCAAGATCTATGATAGCAAAGGCCCAACAACAAAAGCAGATCTTATCCATTTCAATCCAAGAAACAATTACCCCAACAAACTCGCTAAAAAAAAGAGCAACAGATGTGCAGTCAACAGGCAGTTTCTGTCcttttgcttttatttatttgttcgtaaaaaataagaagaaaagtcCCTATCCatgcaaaatttaaaataaaaactcaTTAACAAAAACATATCCTATCTATTTCCATCGAAGAAAACAAcgtattatatttttattttaaaaaaggaaaaaaaaaaaaaaccacaggcACACAATGCAGACAGTGGATTTTCTTCGGCTGTTGTTCTCAGTCCTTTTAATGATATTTTTCTCCTTAGAACGGTCTTTCActacaaaagaaaaaacaagTCCCCAAATCCATGCAAGATCCAACTAATAACAAAAACCCATCAGCCAAAAACAGATCTGAACCATTTCAATCAAAGAAAAAACCACTCCCAAACAACACATTATTTTTTTAAgcaattaaatttatttttttattttaaaaaaaaaaaaaaaaaaacacaaggcaGAAACTGGTTTTTCTTCAACTGTTGTTCTTAATCATTTTAATGATATTTTTCTCCTCACAATCAAGTACCCAAATCCATTCAAGAtccaagaaataaaaaaaataaaatacaaaacccATCAACCAAAAACAGATCTGATCCATTTCAATCCAAGAAAAAACACTTCCTAAACAACccattatctttaaaaaaaaaaaaaacacacacacacacacacacacacacaatgcagACAGTGATTTCTCTATAGCTGTTAGTTCATGTTCCATGAATTTTTAttacaatgatctttaaaaagAGGGGGAAAAAACCCAACTCCCCATCTCCATCAAGATCcatgacaacaacaacaacaaacatcAAATCATGTGCATTTCTCTTTCCCTCCTAAGAAAGCACAAGAAGATCTCATGCACATTACATGAAATGAAGAAACACTCAAATAGACATTAAAGCAGTTTAGGCAATACCTTACAAGAACAATCTGAAAAACAGATCCAAACAACAACACTGCAAGTTGAATGTACTGAGATTTGGGATttcataaataaaaagaaaaaaaaaaaaaaaccaacctcTGAAGAGAAAGGAATTGAATGAGGGAGCTGGTTATGCAAGGTGAGCTGGAGTGTGGAGACTTATATAAAGATAGGGAGAGAGAATGGAGCTACTGCACCATCtcataaaatggtggtgactctcgACTCGAGAACATGAAAGTCAatcaaggccgtccaaatcgtgggccacactgtagacAGCATATCCTGGAAAAAGGATAGATTAAGAGGGGATGGGAATGGATTAGGTTTGACcacggatccaccgaggtgagtGGAACCCTGATtgtagggctcacagtgatgtgtgtgccttaaatccacaccgtccaaccattttgaaacctcattttagagcatgaatcaaaaaatgaatatgactcaaatcttagatggaacataccacaggaaacaatgtgattgaatccccaccattaaaaactacatagATTCctctagaatgtttattttccatccaacccgttgataagttaACAAACAcccagatgaagagaccacacaaatatcatcttgatctaaagcttttgtggcccactagaagcttTTAATGGCCAATCGCCACTATTTCCCATACTTTAGTCCACCTGGGTTTTGGAACTGCTTCAGTTTTTGGATCATTTCCTAATATGAGTTTTCaatacggatgaacggtgtggatgtagtcacatacatcacagtgggccccataatcagATGTCCCGCCCACCTCAgcggatccggggtctcaccaaatccgctcccGATTAAGAGATTTCATCTATCTAAATCAAGGAacaccagatccatagctcaactggcagacttgAGTGGAAATTCCTTGTTTCAACACTTTGAgatcttggcatcgatccctagcgggggtggctaacatcgagtgtgtgtactaacaagctaacccaacatttaaaataaaaaattcaaaagaaaaaataaaaaattaaggagAAGCTAGTTGTTTGAAATCAACGGCTAATACCAACGGTTAAGATTGGCTAATCGGTTGTGGGCCCGGTTTTGGGTGGATCATGTCTTGAAAACCAGAGTCACCTTGCAATCAATGACCACCGTATGGATGGGTTGATAAGGAAATGGCCAACCGTTTGAAATAAAATGCTGATATCGGATGGTGAGGATCTGTCTGATCATGGTGATTTTTTGGTGTGCTTCATCAAATTTCGGGGCCCACAATTTGTACGGTTTGGATTGATTTTACACGTTTGCCGCGTGTGGGGTTAGTGATCTGCCACCATTTAAAGAATTGGTAGTTGACGCACATAATAGTTATGACCCTAAATGGGTGGCAGCTGTTGGTGGGATTAGGTGCATACAAGAAGCCTACGTACGCGCGCGCAGGTACAAAGAAAGAGAGTATGCTCTTTCTGGCATACTACCTCTCACACGTGACAATAAGGGACACATGTGAAAGATCCAATCCCTTAATAATACGTATCTCAAAAATATTAATCTGATCCATTAATTTTATATTGATATCTTTAAATTTACTGTGAATGGTTGCTTTTTTTCTCAGCGATCCATATATTTTTGTACAAATGTGGCCTAACTGAAGATTAAAATGGAATTGTCTTTGTAAAAATTAATATAAGGAAGTAAGAAATAGAATACATCTCATGAGAGGTTTGGATCTTTCATACGTATTCTAATTTTCCACGTGTGAGATGCGAATGTTATAAGAAGACGTACTCCCTACGTTTAACTTGCATTTTCCCGTTGAGGGAGGGAAAGAcattttttttaccaaaaaaagACAGCTATTtagttaaaaaaaaattacagaacGACAGCTATATTCAAGGGAGGTTTATTTGGAAGCGGATTAGATGCTACCCGGGTAACACTTTCGTGGGTGTTTCtctgaaggtgggacccacccagatgtatgttttttatattcacaccgtccatcggtttttctaagatcattttaggacattgacCCGAAAATAAAGGGGATCcatatttcaagtggaccacacagtacgGATTGAATTACCACCATTAAAcaattcttagggccacaaaagttttagatgaagctgatatttgttttttcacttcatccatgtctttataacCTTATAaacattttggatggaaaataaacatttaagtgggccttagaaagtttttaatcatggttgtccaatcaccactatttcaggttgtgtggtccacttgatatgttGATCTGAGTCAATTTTTGGaccgtaccctaaaatgatctgaaaattttgatggacggcgtggatattcaattcatacatcaaggtgggcccacagttgaaggaacacccactaacgtgttacccgggtaacacctaatccgctcccggttTATTTGGGACAAGATACGGTAGAGCCAAGAGAACCGGAAAATTTAAGATCCATCGATCTACAGTGCACGTGGATGGATTATTTTTAATCGGGTCTgtctatatggtgggccctatcatggatggacTAACCCTCGAATATTTCACCTATCAGCCAATCCTGACCATAGATTTCTTTGTTTCCCATACTGAAATTCGACCGTTGACTAATGTTGTTATCTGCATTTGCTTTGAAGGCCATTGATTTGATGGCTATGATTATATGATTTTCCATGCAGAGTAACGTAAACTACATGGAAAGTCCCAAATAAAATGACACTGCCACGTGTACCATCTACCGTATCGTATGGTGGGATTTCAAAATCAACGGCCAACTAAGGAgtcttttttaatgttttttgcGTGACTCTCCTTACACTCTACACAACCACTATCAGCAGGAGttacttgatactctggctgacTTTGCCAGTTCATGCTTATGCACCAGAAATTATATgtttataaaaatgaaaattaaatgTAACCGtataaatagtgggccccacttaatatGTTTTACAActtcaaaattagattgatttgTAAGAGATTATCCTTCGATTATAGGGAATTAATTTGTTCAACGTCAGccataaatgcatttcattttaATCGTCCATCATTTGTCCACTAATTGAAAATTAATTTAGTATTTATTTCCGTTTTTGGACCATATCAAGAGGTCGTgtatagatgaacggtttgatttgagttttaTATGTGAAACGTGCATAATTTTCAAGTGCACGTGTACTAAAT contains:
- the LOC131229254 gene encoding fasciclin-like arabinogalactan protein 7 translates to MELQMIFVVCTLVVLIGSSSVSAQSVGTPSPAPAPAPAFVNLTDLLTVAGPFHTFLSYLESTKVIDTFQSQANNTVEGITIFVPKDTAFSSLKKPSLANLTQEQLKSLILYHAVPHYYTLADFNNLSKAGPINTFAGGQFTLNFTDISGTVHLSTGWSNTKISSSVYTTNPVSLYQVDKVLLPEAIFGPPPPPAPAPAPAPDTTPTADSPSTGPTADGSSSKPKSTTSPSSSYKIGFGVLNYLVLAVSGSMMLFL